A single Staphylococcus muscae DNA region contains:
- the alr gene encoding alanine racemase: MTAIWRVDSEIFQKNVQQVKNGQPLMAVVKNNAYNYGLSFAVEQFWEAGIRCFSTTSLSEAVKIRQLSPTATIFLMNPSRDFETLRKYDIHMTLPSLSFYYENKAALSGVKVHLEYENLLHRSGFKTLDEMLEVLEDHQANTKSKMIITGLWTHFGYADEFDVSDYEDERAAWIEIVDTLLKQGYQFEMIHAQNSASFMREGQIFSHHTHARVGIALYGSRPYSSLSRTSISQALTVQANVIQVRTVQAGQHCGYSFAYTAEKDNTKLAVVDIGYGDGVLRTRAQHDVLIHQKRYPIRALMMSHMFVEIDDNVQPQDVVTLYNEDLRIDDYTFKGVGANSEQLSALNLDSLTKEYQ; the protein is encoded by the coding sequence ATGACAGCGATATGGCGTGTAGACAGTGAAATCTTTCAAAAAAATGTCCAACAAGTAAAAAATGGTCAACCGTTAATGGCTGTTGTGAAAAATAATGCCTACAATTATGGTTTGTCCTTTGCAGTTGAACAATTTTGGGAAGCAGGTATTCGTTGTTTCAGTACAACATCATTGAGTGAAGCGGTAAAAATTCGACAATTATCTCCTACTGCAACGATATTTTTAATGAATCCATCACGTGATTTTGAGACACTACGAAAGTATGATATCCATATGACGTTGCCTTCTCTCTCTTTTTACTATGAAAATAAAGCAGCATTATCAGGTGTAAAAGTCCATTTAGAATATGAAAATTTATTACATCGTTCTGGTTTTAAAACACTTGATGAGATGTTAGAAGTACTTGAAGATCATCAAGCAAACACAAAATCTAAAATGATTATCACCGGATTATGGACACACTTTGGTTATGCAGATGAATTTGATGTTTCAGATTATGAAGACGAGCGAGCTGCTTGGATTGAAATTGTGGATACACTACTGAAACAAGGTTATCAATTTGAGATGATTCATGCACAAAATAGTGCGAGTTTTATGCGTGAAGGACAAATATTTTCACATCACACACATGCAAGAGTGGGTATCGCTTTATATGGGTCACGCCCCTACTCATCACTTTCTCGAACGTCTATATCACAGGCACTTACTGTACAAGCAAATGTCATACAAGTTCGTACAGTTCAAGCAGGTCAACATTGTGGATACAGCTTTGCATATACAGCAGAGAAAGATAATACAAAGCTTGCTGTTGTTGATATCGGGTACGGTGATGGTGTCTTGCGGACTCGTGCACAACATGATGTGTTAATTCATCAAAAACGCTACCCTATTCGTGCACTCATGATGAGTCATATGTTTGTGGAGATAGATGATAATGTGCAGCCACAAGATGTTGTGACACTTTATAATGAAGATTTAAGAATAGATGATTATACATTCAAAGGGGTTGGTGCAAATTCTGAACAATTGAGTGCACTCAACCTTGATTCTTTAACAAAGGAGTATCAATAA
- a CDS encoding M20 metallopeptidase family protein — protein sequence MSELEFVTQHRRYLHMHPELSLQEYKTTEYIVEFLKSEAVPFERPLETGVVAFLEGNSNKTIAFRADIDALPIDEENEISFRSEIDHVMHACGHDGHTTALMLHVKRCKALYDAGNLPHNVVFIFQSAEESGGGANLLIKTGALDAYHIDAIYGVHIMPFVDEGSVVVRDEEITASATEYRFYLEGQSSHVANKEQGHSTGEAMQHLLTQLSQIQQYHLNGLQRNIVHIGRFHAGEAINTVPSNGYLEGTIRTYDMDDLQQVQQQMQKIAQSIKLLFNVTCEVKFEEGYPPTINEPDLKKYVVESLTHHHLQVIEPKTPYLFGEDFSFYQQIAPSYFVFVGTRNEEQGFVHGLHTSKLNFNEQILIRVADYYERLLFNYGEVIE from the coding sequence ATGAGTGAGTTAGAGTTTGTCACACAACATCGACGATATTTACATATGCACCCTGAATTAAGTTTGCAAGAATATAAAACGACTGAGTATATTGTCGAGTTTTTAAAATCAGAAGCAGTCCCTTTTGAAAGACCATTAGAAACGGGAGTGGTTGCCTTTTTAGAAGGGAATTCTAATAAGACAATCGCATTTCGAGCGGATATTGATGCCCTTCCAATTGATGAAGAAAATGAGATTTCGTTTCGCAGTGAAATAGATCATGTTATGCATGCTTGTGGTCATGATGGTCATACAACGGCGCTAATGTTACATGTGAAAAGATGTAAAGCGCTCTATGATGCTGGCAACCTTCCTCACAATGTTGTTTTTATTTTCCAATCAGCAGAAGAATCCGGTGGTGGTGCAAACTTATTAATTAAAACAGGCGCACTTGATGCATATCATATTGATGCTATTTATGGCGTGCATATCATGCCGTTTGTTGATGAAGGGTCAGTGGTTGTACGTGACGAAGAAATCACAGCAAGTGCAACGGAGTATCGTTTCTATTTAGAAGGTCAATCAAGCCATGTAGCGAACAAGGAACAAGGTCACTCGACGGGAGAAGCGATGCAACACTTGTTAACACAATTATCACAAATTCAACAATATCATCTTAATGGTTTACAACGCAATATTGTTCATATCGGTCGTTTTCATGCAGGAGAAGCGATCAATACCGTACCTAGTAATGGCTATTTAGAAGGAACAATTCGAACATATGACATGGATGATTTGCAACAAGTACAACAGCAGATGCAAAAAATTGCGCAAAGTATCAAACTTTTATTTAATGTAACCTGTGAAGTGAAATTTGAAGAAGGCTATCCACCAACTATCAATGAACCAGACTTAAAAAAATACGTTGTGGAAAGTTTAACACATCATCACTTACAAGTAATTGAACCTAAAACGCCATACTTATTTGGTGAAGATTTTAGTTTTTATCAACAAATCGCTCCATCTTATTTTGTTTTTGTAGGAACGAGAAATGAAGAACAAGGATTTGTACACGGTTTACATACGTCAAAACTGAACTTTAATGAACAAATACTTATTCGTGTCGCAGATTATTATGAACGTCTATTATTTAATTATGGCGAGGTGATAGAATGA
- the dapD gene encoding 2,3,4,5-tetrahydropyridine-2,6-dicarboxylate N-acetyltransferase: protein MVKNFTAEEIIQYISDAKKSTPLKVYANGNFANVAFPEQFKVFGSDDSKVIFCEASDWQVFYEANQSAITELEIEMDRRNSAIPLKNLVNTNARIEPGAFIREHAVIGDGAVVMMGATINIGAIVGEGTMVDMNATLGGRATTGKNVHVGAGAVLAGVIEPPSAAPVVIEDNVLIGANAVVLEGVRVGEGAIVAAGAIVTQDVPAGAVVAGTPAKVIKQASDVADTKREIVAALRKLDE from the coding sequence ATGGTTAAAAATTTTACTGCTGAAGAAATTATTCAATATATTAGTGATGCGAAAAAATCTACCCCACTTAAAGTATATGCGAACGGAAATTTTGCAAATGTAGCATTTCCAGAGCAATTTAAAGTGTTTGGCTCAGATGATTCTAAAGTGATTTTCTGTGAAGCGAGCGATTGGCAAGTATTTTATGAAGCGAATCAATCAGCAATTACAGAATTAGAAATTGAAATGGATCGCCGTAATTCAGCCATTCCATTGAAAAACTTAGTGAATACGAATGCACGTATTGAACCAGGTGCATTTATCCGTGAACATGCTGTTATTGGCGACGGTGCAGTTGTGATGATGGGTGCCACAATCAATATTGGTGCCATCGTTGGTGAAGGTACAATGGTTGATATGAATGCGACATTAGGTGGCCGTGCAACGACAGGTAAAAATGTACACGTTGGTGCAGGTGCTGTGCTAGCAGGTGTTATTGAGCCACCAAGTGCTGCACCGGTTGTTATTGAAGACAATGTTCTTATCGGTGCGAATGCTGTCGTATTAGAAGGTGTTCGTGTTGGTGAAGGTGCAATCGTTGCTGCAGGTGCCATTGTGACTCAAGATGTACCAGCAGGCGCTGTTGTTGCGGGGACACCTGCAAAGGTTATTAAACAAGCGAGTGATGTGGCAGATACAAAACGTGAAATTGTTGCTGCATTGCGCAAACTGGACGAATAA
- the dapB gene encoding 4-hydroxy-tetrahydrodipicolinate reductase, which produces MNILLIGYGAMNQRVARLAESAGHKIVAVIPNRQHEDIPYPIVNEISEATEADVAIDFSHPNLLLPLLEQSFHLPLVIATTGEKDTITTKLQSLSEKMSVFFSANMSYGVHVLTKLLEVAVPLLEQYDIELTEAHHNQKVDAPSGTLVKLYDVIEQLRDNVQPVYDRSQLTEKREKNEIGIHSLRGGTIVGEHDVLFAGVDETITLSHSAQSKDIFANGALKAAEKLVHKSPGYYTFDNL; this is translated from the coding sequence ATGAATATATTATTAATTGGATACGGAGCGATGAATCAGCGTGTTGCGCGTCTTGCAGAATCGGCAGGTCATAAAATTGTAGCAGTCATTCCAAATCGACAACATGAAGATATCCCCTACCCTATCGTTAATGAAATAAGTGAAGCAACTGAAGCGGATGTTGCAATTGACTTCTCACATCCCAACTTATTATTACCGTTGCTTGAGCAGTCGTTTCATCTCCCATTAGTGATTGCGACGACAGGTGAAAAAGATACGATTACAACAAAATTGCAATCACTTTCTGAAAAAATGTCGGTCTTTTTCAGTGCAAATATGAGTTATGGTGTGCATGTTCTTACAAAGTTATTAGAAGTGGCTGTCCCGTTACTTGAACAGTATGATATTGAGTTAACAGAAGCACATCATAATCAAAAGGTAGATGCGCCAAGTGGTACATTGGTTAAGCTTTATGATGTCATCGAACAACTCCGTGATAACGTACAACCAGTGTATGATAGAAGTCAGCTTACAGAAAAACGTGAGAAAAATGAAATCGGTATTCATTCTTTACGTGGAGGTACCATTGTTGGAGAACATGATGTATTGTTTGCTGGTGTTGATGAGACAATTACCCTTTCACATAGCGCACAATCTAAAGATATATTTGCGAATGGTGCATTAAAAGCAGCTGAGAAGCTTGTTCATAAATCACCAGGATATTATACATTTGACAATTTATAA
- the dapA gene encoding 4-hydroxy-tetrahydrodipicolinate synthase has product MTHIFEGTGVALITPFNHNSVDFNAIRRQVNFLIDNGIQSLIVNGTTAENPTLTEDEKDQIIQTVIDENSGRVPVIVGTGTNNTQRSLEASLRAKELGADAIMLITPYYLKTSQRGLIAHFETIANAVELPVVLYNVPSRTNSTIEPETLERLSQNPYIVALKDATNDFDYLADVQSRIDTSEFALYSGNDDNIVKYFDEGGNGLISVAANVIPAAFQRVYTDADNREKNFEPIGELLEAMSVDINPIPVKYLASLKGFGQYEVRLPLVVLNDAEQVTLKAAFDKFQAEVQA; this is encoded by the coding sequence ATGACTCATATTTTTGAAGGGACTGGTGTAGCATTAATTACCCCTTTTAATCATAACAGCGTAGATTTTAATGCGATTCGTAGACAAGTAAATTTTTTAATCGATAACGGTATTCAATCATTAATTGTAAATGGGACAACGGCAGAAAACCCGACATTGACAGAAGATGAAAAAGATCAAATTATCCAAACAGTTATTGATGAAAATAGTGGACGTGTACCAGTGATCGTAGGAACAGGTACGAATAATACGCAACGTTCATTGGAAGCATCATTACGTGCGAAAGAGCTAGGGGCAGACGCCATTATGTTGATTACACCCTACTATTTAAAAACAAGCCAACGTGGTTTAATTGCACACTTTGAAACAATTGCAAATGCAGTTGAATTACCCGTTGTTTTATATAATGTACCATCTAGAACAAATAGTACGATTGAACCGGAGACTTTGGAGCGTTTAAGCCAAAATCCATACATCGTTGCTTTAAAAGATGCAACAAATGATTTTGATTATTTAGCAGATGTTCAATCACGCATTGATACTTCAGAATTTGCATTATACAGTGGAAATGACGACAATATTGTTAAGTATTTTGATGAAGGTGGTAACGGACTTATTTCAGTCGCTGCAAATGTGATTCCAGCTGCATTTCAACGTGTGTATACAGATGCAGATAATCGTGAGAAAAACTTTGAACCAATTGGTGAACTACTCGAAGCAATGTCAGTAGATATTAACCCTATTCCTGTTAAATACTTAGCATCATTAAAAGGTTTTGGCCAATATGAAGTGCGTCTACCATTAGTTGTTTTAAATGATGCTGAACAAGTAACATTAAAAGCAGCATTCGATAAATTTCAAGCGGAGGTTCAAGCATGA
- a CDS encoding aspartate-semialdehyde dehydrogenase, whose translation MVKLAVAGATGLVGSKILETIDRKGIQFDELVLFSSKRSAGKEVEFQGKTYVVQELTEEATDGNFDYVLMSAGGATSAQFAPLFEQHGAIIIDNSSQWRMAEDVDLVVPEVNQPTFTRGIIANPNCSTIQSVVPLKPLQEAFGLKRVAYTTYQAVSGSGMQGKKDLEDGAHGAEPKAYPHPIYNNVLPHIDIFLEDGYTKEEQKMIDETKKILNEPTLNVTATCVRVPVQDSHSVHINVTLDRPATVAEIQALFDKDPRVVLVDNPADNEYPLAIHSTGRDEVFVGRIRKDDSLDNTFHIWVTSDNLLKGAALNAVQVLEQVLELKGE comes from the coding sequence ATGGTAAAATTAGCAGTCGCAGGTGCAACAGGTTTAGTAGGTTCTAAAATTTTGGAAACAATTGATCGTAAAGGCATTCAGTTTGATGAGCTTGTATTATTTTCATCAAAACGCTCAGCAGGAAAAGAAGTTGAGTTCCAAGGTAAAACGTACGTGGTACAAGAACTTACTGAAGAAGCGACGGATGGCAACTTCGATTATGTATTAATGAGTGCAGGTGGTGCAACAAGTGCACAGTTCGCCCCACTCTTTGAACAACACGGAGCGATTATCATTGATAATTCAAGTCAATGGCGCATGGCTGAAGATGTGGACTTAGTCGTTCCAGAAGTAAATCAGCCAACATTTACTCGTGGCATTATCGCCAATCCAAACTGTTCAACAATTCAATCAGTCGTACCTTTAAAACCATTACAAGAAGCATTTGGCTTGAAGCGTGTTGCTTATACAACATATCAAGCTGTATCAGGTTCAGGTATGCAAGGTAAAAAGGATTTAGAAGATGGTGCGCATGGTGCAGAACCAAAAGCATATCCACATCCAATCTATAATAATGTCTTACCACATATTGATATCTTTTTAGAAGACGGTTATACAAAAGAAGAACAAAAAATGATCGATGAAACGAAAAAAATCTTAAACGAACCAACACTGAATGTTACTGCAACATGTGTACGTGTGCCTGTACAGGATAGCCACAGTGTGCATATTAATGTAACACTAGATCGACCAGCAACGGTTGCAGAAATCCAAGCATTATTTGATAAAGACCCTCGTGTCGTGCTTGTAGATAATCCAGCAGATAACGAATATCCACTTGCTATTCATTCAACAGGACGTGATGAAGTGTTTGTTGGACGTATTCGTAAAGATGACTCATTAGACAATACATTCCATATTTGGGTGACTTCAGATAACTTATTGAAAGGTGCAGCATTGAACGCAGTACAGGTGTTAGAACAGGTTCTAGAATTGAAAGGAGAATAA
- a CDS encoding ABC-F family ATP-binding cassette domain-containing protein — protein sequence MLQVTDVSLRFGDRKLFEDVNIKFTPGNCYGLIGANGAGKSTFLKILSGELDSQTGHVSLGKDERLAVLKQDHFAYEDVRVLDVVIKGHERLYEVMQEKDAIYMKPDFSDEDGIRAAELEGEFAEMDGWNAESDAATLLSGLGIDTSLHDKQMSELENNQKVKVLLAQSLFGSPDVLLLDEPTNGLDIQAISWLEDFLINFDNTVIVVSHDRHFLNNVCTHIADLDFGKIKIYVGNYDFWYQSSQLAQKMAQEQNKKKEDKIKELQEFIARFSANASKSKQATSRKKQLEKIELDDIQPSSRRYPFVKFSPEREIGNDLLFVEGISKTVDGEKVLDNVSFTMNPNDKAVLMGSSEIAKTTLLKILAGELEPDEGTVKWGVTTSQSYFPKDNSAYFEGVDMNLVDWLRQYAPEDEQTETFLRGFLGRMLFSGEEVKKKASVLSGGEKVRCMLSKMMLSSANVLLLDEPTNHLDLESITSVNEGLKSFKGSIIFTSHDFEFINTIANRVIDLDVPTGLSKEVPYESYLEEKGILKSK from the coding sequence ATGTTACAAGTTACGGATGTTAGTTTACGATTTGGTGATCGTAAATTATTTGAAGACGTTAATATTAAATTCACACCAGGCAACTGTTATGGCTTAATCGGTGCAAATGGCGCTGGTAAGTCAACATTTTTAAAGATTTTATCAGGAGAACTTGATTCTCAAACAGGACATGTATCATTAGGAAAAGATGAACGCCTTGCTGTATTAAAGCAGGACCACTTTGCTTATGAAGATGTCCGTGTACTTGATGTCGTGATTAAAGGTCATGAACGCTTATATGAAGTGATGCAAGAAAAAGATGCCATTTATATGAAGCCGGACTTCAGTGATGAAGATGGAATTCGTGCTGCGGAACTTGAGGGAGAGTTTGCAGAGATGGATGGTTGGAATGCTGAATCAGATGCAGCGACTTTATTATCTGGTTTAGGTATCGATACAAGCTTACATGACAAACAAATGTCAGAATTAGAAAACAATCAAAAAGTGAAGGTTTTATTAGCACAAAGTTTATTCGGTTCTCCAGACGTTCTATTACTGGATGAGCCTACCAATGGTTTAGATATCCAAGCGATTAGCTGGTTAGAAGATTTCTTAATCAACTTTGATAATACAGTGATTGTTGTATCCCATGACCGTCACTTCTTAAACAATGTATGTACACATATTGCTGACTTAGATTTTGGTAAAATTAAAATCTATGTTGGTAACTACGATTTCTGGTATCAATCAAGTCAGCTTGCACAAAAAATGGCACAAGAACAAAATAAGAAAAAAGAAGATAAAATTAAAGAGTTACAAGAATTTATTGCGCGTTTCTCTGCTAATGCTTCTAAGTCTAAACAAGCAACAAGCCGTAAAAAGCAATTAGAGAAAATTGAATTAGATGATATTCAACCATCTTCACGTCGTTACCCGTTTGTGAAGTTCTCTCCTGAGCGTGAAATTGGAAATGACTTATTATTTGTTGAAGGTATTTCAAAAACTGTAGATGGTGAAAAAGTACTGGATAACGTTTCATTTACGATGAATCCAAATGATAAAGCCGTGTTGATGGGTAGCAGCGAGATTGCAAAAACAACATTGTTGAAAATTCTTGCGGGCGAATTAGAACCTGACGAAGGTACTGTTAAATGGGGTGTAACGACATCTCAAAGTTACTTCCCTAAAGATAACTCAGCCTATTTTGAAGGTGTGGATATGAACCTTGTTGATTGGTTACGTCAATACGCACCAGAAGATGAACAAACAGAAACATTTTTACGTGGTTTCTTAGGTCGTATGCTCTTCAGCGGTGAAGAAGTTAAGAAAAAAGCAAGCGTATTATCAGGTGGAGAAAAAGTACGTTGTATGTTAAGTAAAATGATGTTATCAAGTGCTAATGTACTACTTTTAGACGAACCAACAAACCACTTAGACCTTGAAAGTATTACTTCAGTCAATGAAGGTCTGAAATCATTTAAAGGTTCTATTATCTTTACGTCACATGACTTTGAATTTATTAATACCATTGCAAATCGTGTCATCGACTTAGATGTCCCTACTGGATTATCTAAAGAAGTACCATACGAAAGTTATTTAGAAGAAAAAGGTATTTTGAAATCTAAATAG
- a CDS encoding CvfB family protein produces the protein MSFKENEIVGTIEFLEVKALEGSTYILEGPNKEIIKLNQSEVQESDELEIGESYSFFIYPNRSGDLFATQNMPDITVGRYDFVRVLSTDRDGARVDVGLPREVLIPWEDLPKLKSLWPEKGDCVLSTLRIDRERQMFARLASETTVQQMFTPVHDDQFQNEVLTARPYRLLRVGTFLLTEEGHKIFVHESERQHEPRLGQEMSVRIIGHNDKGELNGSFLPLAHERLDDDGETIFQLLVEYDGTLPFWDKSSPEAIKEVFNMSKGAFKRAIGHLYKQRIINIETGQISLTKKGWARAQDQQK, from the coding sequence ATGTCTTTTAAAGAAAATGAAATCGTTGGCACAATAGAGTTTTTAGAAGTAAAAGCACTAGAAGGTTCAACATATATCCTTGAAGGTCCAAATAAAGAGATCATCAAGCTGAATCAATCTGAAGTACAAGAATCGGATGAATTAGAAATAGGGGAATCTTATAGCTTCTTTATATATCCAAACCGCTCTGGGGATTTATTCGCCACTCAAAACATGCCCGATATTACAGTGGGACGTTATGACTTTGTCCGTGTATTAAGTACCGATCGTGACGGTGCGCGTGTCGATGTCGGCTTACCACGTGAAGTGTTAATCCCATGGGAAGATCTACCTAAGTTAAAGTCTTTATGGCCAGAAAAGGGCGATTGTGTACTAAGTACCCTGCGTATTGACCGTGAACGTCAAATGTTTGCACGTCTCGCTTCAGAAACGACTGTCCAACAAATGTTCACACCCGTTCATGATGATCAATTTCAAAATGAAGTGTTGACAGCACGACCGTACCGTTTGCTACGTGTGGGGACATTTTTACTAACAGAAGAAGGTCATAAAATCTTTGTTCATGAGTCAGAACGTCAACACGAACCACGCCTCGGACAAGAGATGTCTGTACGTATTATCGGACACAATGACAAAGGTGAATTGAACGGATCATTTTTACCGTTAGCACATGAACGCTTAGATGATGATGGTGAAACCATTTTCCAATTACTCGTTGAATATGATGGGACGTTACCATTTTGGGATAAATCAAGTCCAGAAGCGATTAAAGAAGTATTCAATATGAGTAAAGGCGCATTTAAACGTGCGATTGGACATTTATACAAACAACGTATTATTAATATCGAAACAGGGCAAATCTCACTAACCAAAAAAGGGTGGGCACGTGCGCAAGATCAACAAAAATAA
- the pepF gene encoding oligoendopeptidase F, whose amino-acid sequence MEELLVERSAVPQEETWDLTDLFTDNQAYETFVKALPERAQAFKEQYSGTLKDTKSIQQALDAYCTLAIDIDRANNFAEMQASVDATDAQRQRLAALFQTLYGKINGSLTFLTSELLSLDDARLDQAIEQTTYSHFLTKLKRLKPYQLHPQAEETLARLSPVLEAPSDIYGITKMLDIDFGQFEVNGKKYAMDYTTFEGVYEDHADTDIRRASFRHFSDTLKKYENTTAAAYNAHVQGEKLEADMRGYESVIDFLLSEQDVTREMYDRQIDTIMSDLAPIMRRYAKVIQRTNQLDEMRFEDLKISIDNNYEPDITIEESKKYIYGALGVLGSDYQKMLEKAYDDRWIDFVQNKGKETGAYCASPYASHSYIFISWTGKMTEVFVLAHELGHAGHFNLANSHQNYLQADASMYFVEAPSTMNEMLMLNYLLESSEEKAFQRWAIGSIIARTYYHNMVTHLLEAAYQREVYLKVDKGESLTAPLLNDIKRQVIRDFWGEDVVLTEGAELTWMRQPHYYMGLYPYTYSAGLTIGTIMSQRIQKEGQPAVQDWLKALSAGDSVSPVELARIAGIDITTDQPLKETIAYIGSLVDQLETLTDELNA is encoded by the coding sequence ATGGAGGAACTTTTAGTTGAAAGATCAGCTGTACCGCAAGAAGAAACTTGGGATTTAACGGATTTATTTACTGATAACCAGGCCTATGAGACTTTTGTAAAAGCCTTGCCTGAACGTGCACAAGCGTTTAAAGAACAATATTCAGGTACGTTAAAAGATACCAAATCAATCCAACAAGCTTTAGATGCCTATTGTACTTTAGCGATTGATATTGATCGTGCAAACAACTTTGCTGAAATGCAGGCAAGTGTAGATGCCACAGATGCTCAACGTCAACGACTTGCAGCTTTATTCCAAACTTTATACGGTAAAATTAATGGTAGTTTAACTTTCTTAACATCTGAATTATTATCGTTGGATGATGCACGGTTAGATCAAGCCATTGAACAGACGACATACAGCCATTTTCTAACAAAGTTAAAACGTTTAAAACCATATCAATTACATCCGCAAGCTGAAGAAACACTTGCACGTTTGTCTCCTGTCTTAGAAGCACCGAGTGATATCTATGGCATCACAAAAATGTTGGATATTGATTTTGGCCAATTTGAAGTGAATGGTAAGAAATATGCAATGGACTATACCACTTTTGAAGGTGTGTATGAAGATCATGCTGATACAGACATTCGTCGTGCAAGCTTTAGACATTTTAGTGATACATTAAAGAAATATGAAAATACAACAGCTGCTGCTTATAATGCACATGTTCAGGGCGAAAAGTTAGAAGCTGATATGCGTGGTTATGAATCTGTGATTGATTTCTTATTGTCTGAACAAGACGTGACTAGAGAGATGTATGATCGCCAAATTGATACAATTATGTCAGACTTGGCCCCTATCATGCGTCGCTATGCAAAAGTCATCCAACGTACAAACCAATTGGACGAAATGCGTTTTGAAGATTTGAAGATATCGATTGATAACAATTACGAACCAGATATTACAATTGAAGAATCTAAAAAATACATTTATGGTGCACTTGGTGTATTAGGTTCAGATTATCAAAAAATGCTTGAAAAAGCTTACGATGATCGTTGGATTGATTTTGTTCAAAATAAAGGGAAAGAAACGGGTGCGTATTGTGCCTCACCTTACGCATCACACAGCTACATATTTATTTCATGGACGGGCAAAATGACTGAAGTCTTTGTATTAGCCCATGAATTAGGCCATGCAGGACACTTTAACTTAGCAAACAGTCATCAAAACTACTTGCAAGCAGATGCTTCTATGTACTTTGTTGAGGCACCATCGACAATGAATGAAATGTTAATGCTGAACTACCTTCTTGAAAGTAGTGAAGAAAAAGCGTTTCAACGTTGGGCGATTGGCTCTATTATCGCACGTACATACTATCATAATATGGTGACGCACTTACTTGAAGCTGCATATCAACGTGAAGTGTATCTTAAAGTGGATAAAGGCGAATCATTAACTGCCCCACTGCTAAATGATATTAAACGCCAGGTCATCCGAGATTTCTGGGGTGAAGATGTTGTATTAACAGAAGGTGCAGAGTTAACTTGGATGCGACAACCTCACTATTATATGGGGCTTTATCCATATACTTACTCAGCAGGTTTAACAATTGGTACAATAATGTCACAACGTATTCAAAAAGAAGGACAACCTGCCGTACAAGACTGGCTTAAAGCCTTAAGTGCTGGAGACAGTGTATCACCGGTTGAATTGGCACGTATCGCAGGTATTGATATTACAACGGATCAACCGTTAAAAGAAACGATTGCATATATCGGTTCACTTGTAGATCAACTTGAAACATTAACTGATGAATTGAACGCATAA